A single genomic interval of Pyrobaculum arsenaticum DSM 13514 harbors:
- the purD gene encoding phosphoribosylamine--glycine ligase, which yields MDRVLVIGDGAREHALAWGLARSGVRLYALMGHLNPGVAQLVRESGGSYRLGSPTSAAEAVKAAEEFSPDLVVVGPEEPLFAGVSDALRERGFITLGASSGVAIIEQRKDVARGLQWKYGVPGRLVYGVFADVAEAYSFAKALGSVAIKPVRQAGGKGVRVVYGEAKYLDSTLDEVVARGAQEAKAQLASYGDVPQAVLVEEAVWGVEYTVQALVDGESVFAFLPVQDNPHAYELGLGPECGGMGTVSPLPFIEEGEFHAAVEAIKATAEAVRREFGVEYVGVLSGQMMLTAMGPVVIEYYSRFGDPEALNAVYLYDGDLYDLFLKAATKKLHKAQRRFKAEYTVVKAIAPLGYPLDRRLAAGRVFHVDWDAVRRAGCLVFFGSAEPAEGGGYKTLGSRAVEILGAGATPEEAYERAERCAAAVKGEGLFYRSDIGSPEYMAAMKRKAEQVRAVYKWRGERGERLVWEPGKGLIRFG from the coding sequence ATGGATAGGGTGCTTGTAATTGGCGATGGGGCTCGGGAACACGCATTGGCGTGGGGGCTTGCGAGGAGCGGGGTTAGGCTCTACGCCTTGATGGGGCACCTCAACCCGGGCGTTGCCCAGCTGGTGAGGGAGAGCGGGGGGTCGTACCGGCTTGGCTCCCCGACTAGCGCAGCGGAGGCGGTTAAGGCGGCTGAGGAGTTCTCCCCAGACCTAGTGGTGGTTGGGCCGGAGGAGCCTCTCTTCGCTGGGGTCTCCGACGCGCTTAGGGAGAGAGGCTTCATAACTCTAGGCGCGTCTTCTGGGGTGGCCATTATTGAACAGAGGAAGGACGTGGCGAGGGGCCTTCAGTGGAAGTACGGAGTCCCCGGGCGGCTGGTATACGGCGTATTCGCAGACGTCGCTGAGGCCTACTCCTTTGCCAAGGCCCTCGGCTCGGTGGCCATCAAGCCGGTTAGGCAGGCAGGTGGGAAGGGTGTGAGGGTGGTCTACGGGGAGGCCAAGTACCTAGACAGCACGCTTGACGAGGTCGTCGCCAGGGGGGCGCAGGAGGCAAAGGCCCAGCTGGCCTCGTACGGGGATGTGCCCCAGGCAGTGCTCGTGGAGGAGGCGGTGTGGGGGGTGGAGTACACGGTGCAGGCTCTTGTAGACGGCGAATCGGTCTTCGCGTTTCTCCCCGTACAGGACAACCCGCATGCCTACGAGCTTGGCCTTGGCCCGGAGTGCGGGGGCATGGGCACCGTCTCTCCCCTGCCGTTTATAGAAGAGGGGGAATTCCACGCGGCTGTTGAGGCGATTAAGGCGACGGCTGAGGCCGTGAGGCGCGAGTTCGGCGTGGAGTACGTGGGCGTCTTAAGTGGGCAGATGATGCTCACGGCAATGGGGCCTGTGGTTATTGAGTACTACAGCAGGTTCGGCGATCCTGAGGCCCTAAACGCCGTCTACCTCTACGACGGCGATCTCTACGACTTGTTCCTAAAAGCGGCGACTAAAAAGCTACACAAGGCTCAGCGCAGGTTCAAGGCGGAGTACACCGTGGTGAAGGCAATAGCCCCCCTGGGCTACCCCCTCGACAGGAGGCTGGCCGCGGGTAGGGTTTTCCACGTGGATTGGGACGCGGTGAGGCGTGCCGGCTGCCTAGTCTTCTTCGGCTCGGCAGAGCCTGCTGAGGGCGGCGGGTACAAGACGCTGGGCTCCCGCGCCGTTGAGATACTCGGCGCTGGGGCGACGCCAGAGGAGGCCTACGAAAGGGCTGAGAGGTGCGCCGCCGCCGTCAAGGGGGAGGGCCTTTTCTACCGGAGCGACATTGGCTCGCCGGAGTACATGGCGGCGATGAAACGCAAAGCGGAACAGGTAAGAGCTGTCTACAAGTGGCGCGGCGAGCGGGGGGAGCGCTTGGTGTGGGAGCCGGGCAAGGGGCTGATCCGCTTCGGGTGA
- a CDS encoding PaREP1 family protein produces MRCRKESSEKLESLQKRGWYPNYVEADPDDKVELHLKLCEKYLREAEQLTQKGGYVQASEKAWGAAAQIVDAVASKRGEELKSHGDLWRFVTKLRERLEMPSWPGCGTRLTAYTPTSTRRGPRRSLSKTQLKTSSLRREVETAHMTSPASI; encoded by the coding sequence TTGAGGTGCCGGAAGGAGTCGTCAGAAAAATTGGAGAGCTTGCAAAAAAGAGGGTGGTACCCTAACTACGTCGAGGCGGATCCAGATGATAAGGTGGAACTTCACCTAAAGCTTTGCGAGAAGTACCTCCGCGAAGCCGAACAACTGACACAAAAAGGCGGATACGTTCAAGCCTCTGAGAAGGCGTGGGGGGCCGCCGCCCAGATAGTGGACGCAGTGGCGTCTAAGAGAGGCGAAGAGCTGAAGAGCCACGGCGATTTGTGGCGCTTCGTCACCAAGCTGAGGGAGAGACTGGAGATGCCGAGTTGGCCAGGCTGTGGCACGCGGCTAACAGCCTACACACCAACTTCTACGAGGCGTGGGCCACGCCGGAGCTTGTCAAAGACGCAGTTAAAGACGTCAAGCCTTCGTCGAGAAGTTGAAACGGCTCATATGACGTCGCCAGCGTCGATTTGA